In one window of Zingiber officinale cultivar Zhangliang chromosome 11A, Zo_v1.1, whole genome shotgun sequence DNA:
- the LOC122031418 gene encoding putative invertase inhibitor produces MMMRQAPAFALAALLLLLLLSAAAHATVESTCKSISNVKYDFCVKTLKSDPSSGTADVRGLAVIATNLSLKNATKIAGKIKHLLKSSQDKAQKESLSTCAELYSNLIDNLDTSLSAIKESRKGDAMTYLSASLDAPGDCEQGFKDTGAKSPLVAEDDEQRQLCGLALGITNLT; encoded by the coding sequence atgatgatgaggcaAGCTCCTGCGTTCGCTCTTGccgctctcctcctcctcctcctcctctcggcgGCGGCGCACGCCACCGTGGAGTCAACTTGCAAGTCCATCTCGAACGTCAAGTACGATTTCTGCGTGAAGACGTTGAAATCAGATCCTAGCAGCGGAACCGCCGACGTGCGTGGCCTCGCTGTCATCGCCACCAATCTGTCGTTGAAGAATGCGACAAAGATCGCCGGCAAGATTAAGCATCTGTTGAAGAGCTCGCAGGACAAGGCGCAGAAGGAGAGCTTGTCGACGTGCGCCGAATTGTACAGCAATCTGATCGACAACCTCGACACGTCGCTGAGCGCCATCAAAGAGAGCCGGAAGGGTGACGCTATGACATACCTGAGCGCCAGCCTCGACGCTCCCGGCGACTGCGAGCAGGGGTTCAAAGACACCGGCGCCAAGTCCCCGTTGGTGGCGGAGGACGATGAGCAGAGGCAGCTCTGTGGCCTCGCCTTAGGCATCACCAATTTGACCTAA